In Palaemon carinicauda isolate YSFRI2023 chromosome 14, ASM3689809v2, whole genome shotgun sequence, the following proteins share a genomic window:
- the LOC137653836 gene encoding uncharacterized protein, whose translation MLEDDALQRGDRLEHDKRPDNSVRPKSKPVHNNSCPFCSERHPPHGRRQVTDVAARRRILLKRGLCFNCTKSGPRSDKCPVPNSCKNCNANHHTAICDDYNAGRRPQSIPDRSNSQSTTSRPVVNAMPIQHETAPRHSKAKVESKPCKSAKNAQKSDVDLPCTLLPTAMAEIHQKQGSKRVRLFLDSGSQRSFISAKIASQLGLPMVGRVSLNIAPFGSAEISGQYNVVSCRVDMGKRTVRMKLVAHENVDVPIHNAGYVKVRQHLLSKGVTLADPANKSDILKNIHILVGADYFSYFIIVIEKVDGINLFLTHNGMSP comes from the coding sequence atgctcgaagatGATGCGTTGCAAAGAGGCGACAGACTTGAGCATGATAAAAGACCAGACAACAGTGTGAGACCAAAATCCAAACCCGTCCACAAcaattcttgcccattttgtagcgaacggcacccgcctcatggacgtcgccaagtaactgacgtagctgccagacgtcgcattttacttaaAAGGGGCCTCTGCTTCAATTGTACAAAGTCAGGTCCtcgtagtgataaatgtcccgTCCCAAATTCTTGCAAAAATTGTAATGCCAACcaccacaccgcaatttgcgatgaTTACAATGCAGGAAGACGACCGCAATCGATCCCAGATAGGagcaatagtcaatcaacaacgtcccgccccgtagtgaatgcgatGCCTAtacagcacgaaactgccccccgtcaTTCCAAGGCTAAAGTGGAATCTAAACCATGCAAGAGCGCAAAGAACGCACAGAAGTCTGACGTAGACCTCCCATGCACCCTTTTGCCAACGGCTATGGCAGAAATCCATCAgaaacaaggtagcaagcgagtccgcctattccttgacTCAGGAAGCCAAAGGAGCTTCATATCGGCAAAAATCgcgagtcaattaggcctacctATGGTAGGACGAGTatcattgaatatagctccatttggctccgcggaaataagtggacaatacaatgtagtgagttgtagggttgacATGGGAAAAAGAACCGTGCGAATGAAGCTAGTGGCACACGAAAACgtagacgtcccaatacataacgctggttatgtaaaggtcagacagcatttgttgagcaagggagtcacgttagccgatccagcaaacaagTCCGATATACTGAAAAATATccacatattagtaggggctgattattttagctactttATTATAGTCATAGAGAaggtggatgggatcaatcttttcctgacccataatggtatgtccccataa